One region of Ornithorhynchus anatinus isolate Pmale09 chromosome X5, mOrnAna1.pri.v4, whole genome shotgun sequence genomic DNA includes:
- the NIT1 gene encoding deaminated glutathione amidase isoform X2 gives MLGPARRTPRLLSQLLPRSPRRAPQPRWRAMSSTPGPGPPLVAVCQVTSTPDKERSFSGCAGLVREAAAAGAVLACLPEAFDFIARDPAETLRLAEPLAGDLIGRYGRLARECGLWLSLGGFHERGPDWETTPRIYNCHVLLDGHGAVVATYRKTHLCDVELPGQGPMRESGHTLPGPALAAPVDTPAGKLGLAICYDLRFPELSLALAQAGAEILTFPSAFGCITGPAHWEVLLRARAIETQCYVVAAAQCGRHHGQRASYGHSLVVDPWGTVVARGSEGPGLLLAPVDLDHLRHIRRQIPVFQHRRPDLYGHLGRALGGHPTGDPGP, from the exons AT GCTGGGCCCAGCCCGCCGcaccccccgcctcctctcccagcTGCTGCCCCGATCCCCGAGGCGGGCGCCCCAACCTAG GTGGCGGGCCATGTCTTCgacgccgggccccgggccgccgctgGTAGCCGTGTGCCAGGTCACCTCGACGCCGGACAAGGAGCGCAGCTTCTCGGGGTGCGCCGGGCTGgtgcgggaggcggcggcggcgggggccgtgCTGGCCTGCCTGCCCGAGGCCTTCGACTTCATCGCCCGCGACCCCGCCGAGACGCTGCGGCTGGCCGAGCCGCTGGCCGGGGACCTCATAGGCCGCTACGGCCGCCTGGCCAG ggAGTGCGGCCTCTGGCTGTCCCTCGGCGGATTCCACGAGCGCGGACCGGACTGGGAGACCACGCCGCGGATCTACAACTGTCACGTGCTGCTGGACGGCCACG GCGCCGTGGTGGCCACGTACAGGAAGACTCACCTGTGTGACGTGGAGCTGCCGGGGCAGGGGCCCATGCGGGAGAGCGGCCACACGCTGCCCGGCCCGGCGCTGGCCGCCCCGGTGGACACGCCCGCCGGCAAG cTGGGCCTAGCCATCTGCTACGACCTGCGCTTCCCGGAACTCTCTTTGGCGCTGGCCCAGGCGGGAGCCGAGATCCTCACTTTCCCCTCGGCCTTCGGCTGCATCACGGGGCCCGCCCACTGGGAG GTCCTGCTCCGGGCCCGGGCCATCGAGACGCAGTGCTACGTGGTGGCGGCGGCCCAGTGCGGGCGGCATCACGGCCAGCGCGCCAGCTACGGCCACAGCCTGGTGGTGGACCCCTGGGGGACCGtggtggcccgggggtcggaggggcccggcctcctcctcgcccccgtcGACCTGGACCACCTCCGCCACATCCGCCGCCAGATCCCGGTCTTCCAGCACCGCCGGCCCGACCTCTACGGCCACCTGGGCCGGGCCCTGGGCGGCCACCCGACCGGCGACCCGGGCCCCtga
- the KLHDC9 gene encoding kelch domain-containing protein 9, giving the protein MAGAGGPGWAWRPVARDPLLARAFHSCTALRGRLYLVGGLLEGGARAPSGDTVTFDPKARRAEASGKEEAEARLGVEHEEAEARVGVEHEEAEALVGVEREDEDEARVGTEHEEDEARVGVEREDEDEARVGIEHEEDEARVGIEHEEDEARVGVEREDEDEARVGIEHEEDEDEARVGVEHEEAAAHAAVGRLRGGPRRSHHDAAAVGGRWLCVVGGWDGSRRVSGVWVLDAALGAWEAWAAGPRSRPPAGLSGHTCTRLDDRQLRVAGREGGTRTQRRYGSVYTLRLDPRARTYSYREEDCHTASRSGHCAALLRTPGSRPGHQLLLFGGCSSAEPDLAGQWGPGEIQEERTRAPRLTEGLSRLVSGARASRRGPGGLRYHSCSVVGPFAVLFGGESLTRARDTVCNDLYIYDTRPSPPSWFHFPSTDRGLKRVGHRTCLWDDQLYLVGGFGEDGRTPSPEVCTLELSA; this is encoded by the exons atggcgggggcggggggccccgggtgGGCGTGGCGGCCGGTGGCGCGCGACCCGCTGCTGGCGCGCGCCTTCCACTCGTGCACGGCGCTGCGGGGGCGGCTCTACCTGGTGGGGGGGCTGCTGGAGGGGGGGGCGCGGGCGCCCAGCGGGGACACGGTCACCTTTGACCCGAAGGCAAGGCGCGCGGAGgcctctgggaaggaggaggccgAAGCCCGTCTGGGAGTAGAGCATGAGGAGGCCGAAGCCCGGGTGGGAGTAGAGCATGAGGAGGCCGAAGCCCTTGTGGGAGTAGAGCGGGAGGATGAGGACGAAGCCCGTGTGGGAACAGAGCATGAGGAGGACGAAGCCCGTGTGGGAGTAGAGCGGGAGGACGAGGACGAAGCCCGTGTGGGAATAGAGCATGAGGAGGACGAAGCCCGTGTGGGAATAGAGCATGAGGAGGACGAAGCCCGTGTGGGAGTAGAGCGGGAGGATGAGGACGAAGCCCGTGTGGGAATAGAGcatgaggaggacgaggacgaagCCCGTGTGGGAGTAGAGCATGAGGAGGCCGCAGCCCATGCGGCGGTGGGGAGGTTGCGGGGCGGGCCTCGGCGGAGCCACCACGACGCGGCGGCGGTGGGGGGCCGCTGGCTGTGCGTGGTGGGCGGGTGGGACGGGTCCCGGCGCGTGTCGGGCGTGTGGGTGCTGGACGCGGCGCTCGGGGCCTGGGAGGCCTGGGCCGCGGGACCCCGCAGCCGCCCGCCCGCGGGGCTCAGCGGCCACACGTGCACGCGCCTGGACGACCGCCAGCTGCGCGTGGCCGGCCGCGAGGGCGGGACCCGCACCCAGCGCCGCTACGGCAGCGTCTACACCCTCCGCCTCGACCCGCGCGCCCGCACCTATAG CTACCGGGAGGAGGACTGTCACACGGCCTCCCGCTCCGGTCACTGCGCCGCGCTGCTACGGACTCCTGGATCCCGCCCCGGCCACCAGCTTCTGCTCTTCGGAGGCTGCAGTTCGGCCGAGCCCGACCTGGCGGGGCAGTGGGGCCCCGGCGAGATCCAG GAGGAGCGGACCCGCGCCCCGCGCCTGACGGAGGGGCTGTCCCGGCTGGTGTCCGGGGCGCGGGCGTctcggcggggccccggggggctgcGCTACCATTCCTGCTCCGTGGTCGGCCCCTTCGCCGTGCTGTTCGGCGGCGAGAGCCTGACGCGGGCCCGGGACACCGTCTGCAATGACCTGTACATCTACGACACCC GACCGTCCCCCCCGAGCTGGTTCCACTTCCCGAGCACGGACAGGGGGCTGAAGCGAGTCGGCCACCGCACCTGCCTCTGGGATGACCAGCTCTACTTGGTGGGGGGCTTCGGCGAGGATGGCCGCACCCCCAGCCCCGAGGTCTGTACCTTGGAGCTCTCGGCgtga
- the PFDN2 gene encoding prefoldin subunit 2 produces the protein MADGSGRSGKNGGAGGGGSGGGPGKGSVSAEQVVAGFNRLRQEQRGLASKAAELEMELNEHSLVIDTLRDVDATRKCYRMVGGVLVERTVKEVLPALESNKEQIQKIIETLSQQLQAKGRELNDFREKHNIRLMGEDDKPASKSGASEGAGAKTGSAGVLVS, from the exons atggcGGACGGGAGCGGGCGGAGCGGCAAgaacggcggggccggcggcggcgggagcgggggcggccccgggaaGGGATCCGTGTCGGCCGAGCAg GTGGTGGCCGGATTTAACCGGCTGCGGCAGGAGCAGCGAGGCTTGGCGTCCAAGGCGGCGGAGCTGGAGATGGAGCTGAACGAACACAG cctggtgATCGACACGCTCCGGGACGTGGACGCGACGCGGAAGTGTTACCGCATGGTGGGTGGGGTCCTCGTGGAGCGGACGGTCAAGGAGGTGCTGCCCGCCCTGGAGAGCAACAAGGAGCAG ATCCAGAAGATCATAGAGACGCTGAGCCAGCAGCTGCAGGCCAAGGGCCGCGAGCTGAACGACTTCCGGGAGAAACACAACATCCGGCTGATGGGGGAGGACGACAAGCCGGCCTCCAAGTCCGGCGCCTCCGAAGGGGCCGGCGCCAAGACCGGCTCGGCCGGCGTACTGGTCTCCTAG
- the NIT1 gene encoding deaminated glutathione amidase isoform X1, with amino-acid sequence MSSTPGPGPPLVAVCQVTSTPDKERSFSGCAGLVREAAAAGAVLACLPEAFDFIARDPAETLRLAEPLAGDLIGRYGRLARECGLWLSLGGFHERGPDWETTPRIYNCHVLLDGHGAVVATYRKTHLCDVELPGQGPMRESGHTLPGPALAAPVDTPAGKLGLAICYDLRFPELSLALAQAGAEILTFPSAFGCITGPAHWEVLLRARAIETQCYVVAAAQCGRHHGQRASYGHSLVVDPWGTVVARGSEGPGLLLAPVDLDHLRHIRRQIPVFQHRRPDLYGHLGRALGGHPTGDPGP; translated from the exons ATGTCTTCgacgccgggccccgggccgccgctgGTAGCCGTGTGCCAGGTCACCTCGACGCCGGACAAGGAGCGCAGCTTCTCGGGGTGCGCCGGGCTGgtgcgggaggcggcggcggcgggggccgtgCTGGCCTGCCTGCCCGAGGCCTTCGACTTCATCGCCCGCGACCCCGCCGAGACGCTGCGGCTGGCCGAGCCGCTGGCCGGGGACCTCATAGGCCGCTACGGCCGCCTGGCCAG ggAGTGCGGCCTCTGGCTGTCCCTCGGCGGATTCCACGAGCGCGGACCGGACTGGGAGACCACGCCGCGGATCTACAACTGTCACGTGCTGCTGGACGGCCACG GCGCCGTGGTGGCCACGTACAGGAAGACTCACCTGTGTGACGTGGAGCTGCCGGGGCAGGGGCCCATGCGGGAGAGCGGCCACACGCTGCCCGGCCCGGCGCTGGCCGCCCCGGTGGACACGCCCGCCGGCAAG cTGGGCCTAGCCATCTGCTACGACCTGCGCTTCCCGGAACTCTCTTTGGCGCTGGCCCAGGCGGGAGCCGAGATCCTCACTTTCCCCTCGGCCTTCGGCTGCATCACGGGGCCCGCCCACTGGGAG GTCCTGCTCCGGGCCCGGGCCATCGAGACGCAGTGCTACGTGGTGGCGGCGGCCCAGTGCGGGCGGCATCACGGCCAGCGCGCCAGCTACGGCCACAGCCTGGTGGTGGACCCCTGGGGGACCGtggtggcccgggggtcggaggggcccggcctcctcctcgcccccgtcGACCTGGACCACCTCCGCCACATCCGCCGCCAGATCCCGGTCTTCCAGCACCGCCGGCCCGACCTCTACGGCCACCTGGGCCGGGCCCTGGGCGGCCACCCGACCGGCGACCCGGGCCCCtga
- the DEDD gene encoding death effector domain-containing protein, whose product MAAGGRKRRAGQAWPEEQGEREHGLYSLHRMFDIVGAHLTHRDVRVLSFLFVDVIDDHERGLIRSGRDFLLALERQGRCDESNFRQVLQLLRIITRHDLLPYVTLRRRRAVCPDLVDKYLEETSIRYVTPRAQSSPEPGPPQPPKSVPPHYPVVCCSPTGPQMCSKRPARGRAALGNQRRRRKAVTPDPKEKQTCDIRLRVRAEYCQHESALQGNVFSNKQEPLERQFERFNQANTILKSRDLGSIICDIKFSELTYLDAFWRDYINGSLLEALKGVFITDSLKQAVGHEAIKLLVNVDEEDYELGRQKLLRNLMLQALP is encoded by the exons atgGCGGCGGGCGGGCGCAAGCGGCGGGCGGGGCAGGCGTGGCCGGAGGAGCAGGGCGAGCGGGAGCACGGGCTGTACAGCCTGCACCGCATGTTCGACATCGTGGGCGCCCACCTGACCCACCGCGACGTGCGCGTCCTGTCCTTCCTCTTCGTCGACGTCATCGACGACCACGAGCGCGGCCTGATCCGCAGCGGCCGGGACTTCCTGCTGGCGCTGGAGCGTCAGGGCCGCTGCGACGAGAGCAACTTCCGCCAGGTCCTGCAGCTGCTGCGCATCATCACGCGCCACGACCTGCTGCCCTACGTCacgctgcggcggcggcgggcag tGTGCCCCGACCTCGTGGACAAGTACCTGGAGGAGACGTCGATCCGCTACGTCACCCCCCGGGCCCAGAGCagcccggagcccgggcccccccagcccccgaaaTCAG TGCCTCCCCACTACCCCGTGGTCTGCTGCTCCCCCACGGGCCCCCAGATGTGCAGCAAGCGGCCGGCCCGGGGCAGAGCCGCCCTCGGGAACCAGCGGCGACGCCGGAAGGCTGTGACCCCCGACCCCAAGGAGAAGCAGACGTGCG acatCAGGCTGCGGGTGCGGGCCGAGTACTGCCAGCACGAGTCGGCGCTGCAGGGCAACGTCTTCTCCAACAAGCAGGAGCCCCTGGAGCGCCAGTTCGAGCGCTTCAACCAGGCCAACACCATCCTCAAGTCGCGCGACCTCGGCTCCATCATCTGCGACATCAAGTTCTCGGAGCTCACCTACCTCGACGCCTTCTGGCGCGACTACATCAACGGCTCGCTGCTCGAGGCCCTCAAGGGCGTCTTCATCACGGACTCGCTCAAGCAGGCCGTGGGCCACGAGGCCATCAAGCTGCTGGTCAACGTGGACGAGGAGGACTACGAGCTGGGCCGCCAGAAACTGCTGAGGAACTTGATGCTGCAGGCGCTGCCCTGA